One Helianthus annuus cultivar XRQ/B chromosome 12, HanXRQr2.0-SUNRISE, whole genome shotgun sequence genomic region harbors:
- the LOC110894785 gene encoding copper transport protein ATX1 has protein sequence MSQTVVLKVGMSCGGCVGAVKRVLGKMEGVETFDIDLEQQKVTVKGNVQPDAVLQTVSKTGKKTEFWPAEGASATA, from the exons ATGTCTCAG ACTGTTGTTCTTAAGGTTGGTATGTCGTGTGGCGGCTGTGTTGGGGCCGTGAAGAGGGTTCTTGGCAAAATGGAAG GGGTGGAAACTTTTGACATTGATCTGGAACAACAAAAGGTGACTGTGAAGGGTAATGTACAGCCAGATGCGGTTCTGCAGACGGTTTCCAAAACCGGGAAGAAAACCGAGTTCTGGCCAGCCGAAGGTGCATCGGCTACTGCTTAA